Proteins from a genomic interval of Chroococcidiopsis thermalis PCC 7203:
- the dusB gene encoding tRNA dihydrouridine synthase DusB, with the protein MVALSPSLQARLSTPLKIGSFEVNSRVLQSPLSGVTDLVFRRLVRRYAPESMMYTEMVNATGLHYVKELPKIMEVEPQEKPISIQLFDCRPDFLAEAAIKAVEEGADTVDINMGCPVNKITKNGGGSSLLRQPEVAEAIVRSVVQAVDVPVTVKTRIGWTDKEITILDFAKRMEDAGAQMITVHGRTRAQGYNGAAKWEWIARVKEVLSIPVIGNGDIFSVAAAVKCLEQTGADGVMCSRGTLGYPFLVGEVDYFLKTGRELPSPTPVELLQCAREHLQALWEYKGDRGVRQARKHMTWYAKGFNGAAELRGQLSVIESVSEGLELLDRAIEQLDRQLSVVS; encoded by the coding sequence ATGGTTGCTCTATCTCCTAGCTTGCAAGCTAGACTCTCAACACCTCTTAAAATCGGCTCGTTTGAAGTTAATAGTCGAGTCTTACAATCACCGCTATCGGGTGTAACTGACTTAGTGTTTCGCCGTTTAGTGCGCCGCTATGCTCCAGAGTCAATGATGTACACCGAAATGGTGAATGCTACAGGGCTGCACTATGTCAAAGAGCTGCCTAAAATTATGGAGGTAGAACCGCAGGAAAAACCGATTAGCATTCAATTATTTGACTGTCGCCCTGACTTTTTGGCAGAAGCAGCCATCAAAGCTGTTGAAGAGGGGGCAGATACAGTTGATATTAATATGGGTTGCCCAGTCAATAAAATTACCAAAAATGGTGGTGGTTCTTCACTGTTGCGACAACCAGAAGTTGCGGAAGCGATTGTCCGTTCTGTAGTGCAAGCCGTCGATGTACCAGTGACGGTAAAAACTCGCATTGGTTGGACGGATAAAGAAATAACCATCCTAGACTTTGCCAAGCGGATGGAAGATGCGGGGGCGCAAATGATTACCGTTCACGGGCGTACCCGCGCCCAAGGCTACAACGGTGCGGCAAAGTGGGAATGGATTGCACGGGTAAAGGAAGTGCTGTCGATTCCTGTAATTGGCAATGGCGATATTTTTTCTGTAGCAGCAGCAGTGAAGTGTTTGGAACAGACAGGTGCAGATGGGGTGATGTGCTCGCGAGGGACGCTAGGCTATCCGTTTTTAGTTGGAGAAGTAGATTACTTTCTCAAGACAGGGCGAGAATTACCGTCTCCTACACCAGTCGAACTCTTGCAATGTGCTAGAGAACATCTTCAAGCACTGTGGGAATACAAGGGCGATCGCGGTGTGCGTCAAGCCCGCAAACACATGACCTGGTATGCTAAAGGTTTTAACGGTGCAGCTGAATTACGGGGACAACTCAGCGTTATTGAATCTGTGAGTGAGGGGTTAGAACTACTCGATCGCGCGATCGAACAACTCGATCGTCAGTTATCAGTTGTCAGTTAA
- a CDS encoding CsbD family protein — translation MSIEKRVEAVAKNVEGKVQEAMSELTGDPKDKLEGQAKQEDAATMHAQEDVKDKAKDFIDKTF, via the coding sequence ATGAGCATCGAAAAAAGAGTTGAAGCAGTTGCTAAGAACGTTGAAGGCAAAGTTCAAGAAGCGATGAGCGAGCTGACAGGCGATCCCAAAGATAAGTTGGAAGGACAAGCAAAACAAGAGGATGCAGCCACAATGCACGCTCAAGAAGATGTTAAAGATAAAGCTAAAGATTTCATCGACAAAACTTTTTAA